In Synergistales bacterium, the following proteins share a genomic window:
- the mazG gene encoding nucleoside triphosphate pyrophosphohydrolase, whose translation MEQLRAPDGCPWDREQNLRSLRPYIIEEAYELIQAINKEDAEDIREECGDLLLQVIFISQIAKEHQWFDISGVLDAISEKLVRRHPHVFGNVNVDTSSDVSRNWDEIKAEEKKKTTRKSRLSGIPQSLPALIRAHQLQERAAKVGFDWPKGDQEAVFGKIEEELQEVQEAMQHENQQHIEEELGDLFFALVNLSRRLDMDAELLLQEANEKFTKRFEYVEQRVEETAGGWVQHELEELEAYWKESKQK comes from the coding sequence GAGAGCAGAATCTCCGGTCATTGCGACCATACATCATTGAAGAGGCCTACGAGCTCATTCAGGCCATCAATAAAGAAGATGCAGAAGATATACGCGAAGAGTGCGGGGATCTCTTGCTTCAGGTTATCTTTATCAGCCAAATCGCCAAAGAGCACCAGTGGTTTGATATTTCGGGTGTCCTTGACGCCATCTCAGAGAAACTGGTGCGACGCCACCCGCACGTGTTTGGCAATGTGAACGTGGACACCAGCAGTGACGTCAGCAGGAATTGGGATGAGATCAAAGCTGAAGAGAAGAAAAAAACAACCCGGAAGAGCCGACTCAGTGGCATTCCACAATCCCTTCCTGCCCTTATCCGCGCCCACCAGCTGCAGGAACGGGCGGCAAAAGTTGGATTCGACTGGCCAAAGGGTGATCAGGAAGCCGTTTTTGGCAAAATCGAAGAGGAGCTTCAAGAGGTGCAGGAAGCAATGCAGCATGAGAACCAACAACACATAGAAGAGGAACTCGGAGATCTTTTCTTTGCTCTTGTAAATCTTAGCAGACGACTTGACATGGATGCAGAACTCCTGCTGCAGGAGGCCAACGAAAAGTTTACCAAACGCTTTGAATATGTGGAACAGAGAGTGGAAGAAACAGCAGGGGGATGGGTACAGCATGAACTGGAAGAGCTTGAAGCCTATTGGAAAGAAAGCAAACAGAAATAG